Genomic window (Pyramidobacter piscolens W5455):
TCGATCGCATGGCTGGCCAGCCGGGCCGGCGTACCGGGCGCCCCCTTCGCGCTGTCGACGTACAACCTCAGCAGCCCGTGGAGCATGGTGGGCTGGAGCGGCTTCATCGGCCTGATCTGCTTTCTCTTCTCGGCGCTGATGATCACCCCGGGCGAAAGCGGCACGGGGCTGATGGACATTGCCGAGGCCAAGACGGAGATCCTCGAGGGCATGACGGTGGAGTTCAGCGGCGTCAACCTGGCGCTGGTCAATCTGTCGATCACCGTGCGCTCGCTGGCTTTTTCGGCGCTGATCGTGAGCCTGTTCTTTCCCGGATCGCTGTTCGCCGGCAGTCTGCCCAGAGCCGCGGGCTACGTCGTGGATTTCTTCTGGTTCTGGCTGAAGGTGTTGGCTGTGGCGCTGGTCGGCGTCACGTATCTGCGCAGCGTCTTCGGACGGCTCAAGATCTGGCAGGCCGCGCGTTTCTACTGGGGGTACGTGGGACTGCTGTCCCTCGCCGGCATGATCCTGATCACCGTCGAGATCATGCTTCGCTAAAGGAAAGGGAGGAGATCCGCGATGCTGAACGCCATGTCGCTGACGGTGCTCCGTCAGTTCTTTATGCGCTGCCTGACCCGTCCTTTCCCCGCCATGCGCATGCCCGATTCCATGAGCGGCGCGCTGCAGGCGGCGGCCGAGGGCAAAGTTGCCCTCAATCCTGCCGTGCCGCGCTGGGGGCGCTTTCGAGGGCGTCTGAATTACGACCGCGCCAAGTGCATCGGCTGCGGCATGTGCACCAAAGTCTGTCCGGCGCGCGCCATCGTCTTCGATCCCGACACCGAAGGGCAGAAGCCCCGCAAGGTGATGCTGCACGGCGACCGCTGCTGCTTCTGCGCGCAGTGCAACGACGTCTGTCCGGTGTCGGCGCTGAGCATGACGACCGATTTTGCCTTCTCCAGCTCCGGCGACCGCAAAGCCGGCACGACCCGGAAGGACACGGGCAAGGCGGTCCGGCTGCCGTTCCAGAAAGAATGGCTCGACCCCAAACCGGGCGAAGTGGAGGAGTTCCTGCCGCCGGAACTGCCCGAGGAAGTTGCCGCGTTTTCCGCAGAACCGCCGGCGCCTGCCGCGCAGCCCGCTGCGGTTGAAGGGAAATAAGCGCGTTTCGTTGGCGCAAAAAAATCGCCCGGTCTTCGCAAGACCGGGCGATTTTTTGCGGGC
Coding sequences:
- a CDS encoding respiratory chain complex I subunit 1 family protein, which produces MLIVRIVLALLLSFFVVLFALYFQALDRIGHARMQRRLGPPLLQGFYDFFKLLGKENITPRRAVGWIFNGAPVLALATGLMIFLYIPMGSVPAVLSGRGDMITVLYLITLSSICLAMAAFASGSPIATIGAQREIVLMMSFEIPTAIIVSSIAWLASRAGVPGAPFALSTYNLSSPWSMVGWSGFIGLICFLFSALMITPGESGTGLMDIAEAKTEILEGMTVEFSGVNLALVNLSITVRSLAFSALIVSLFFPGSLFAGSLPRAAGYVVDFFWFWLKVLAVALVGVTYLRSVFGRLKIWQAARFYWGYVGLLSLAGMILITVEIMLR
- a CDS encoding 4Fe-4S dicluster domain-containing protein, which gives rise to MLNAMSLTVLRQFFMRCLTRPFPAMRMPDSMSGALQAAAEGKVALNPAVPRWGRFRGRLNYDRAKCIGCGMCTKVCPARAIVFDPDTEGQKPRKVMLHGDRCCFCAQCNDVCPVSALSMTTDFAFSSSGDRKAGTTRKDTGKAVRLPFQKEWLDPKPGEVEEFLPPELPEEVAAFSAEPPAPAAQPAAVEGK